From the genome of Phytohabitans rumicis, one region includes:
- a CDS encoding non-ribosomal peptide synthetase: MTATPADTAPPDRLSAQRQALIAQRLRRAGAGTPAPAAIPRLPAGAAPPISFAQERLWFMEQLSAGTTAYVMRTAVRLRGRLDLDALHLALDDVAARHDSLRTYFPAADDGRPVVRIAERVSVPFRVVPLGTHAGTDVLGWARAVTTADSGAFDLTRPPLLRATVVEIGPDDHVVHVAMHHIVSDGWSRPVLLGDWAALYAARTGLGASPEPLPVQYGDYADWQRRRLSGAAAERDLTYWRQELAGLPPIELPTDRPRPAQQGADGAGHKIRLPDELVEALRRLGREHGATLYMTLLAGLHTLLYRVTGQRDVAVGSPVAGRLRPELERLVGLFVNMLTLRAGIRPDMTFAELLAQTRERVLAALGHQELPFERLVQDLNVERDTSRSPLFQVLFGMHNSEGPAGAWPGGLTALRYGLQVTSTRHDLSLYVDDRADGMWGVFGYRTDLFDAGTVARLATGYRRLLAAAAARPDTPLADLDLMDRAERSAVLRLGAGPRPASARPGDDAGTLDAVIAPHVAATPDAPAVVSGETTLTYRALDAGANRVAAWLRGRGVGRGSLVGVCLEQAPELATVLLGVLRAGGAYVPLDAEQPAARLASMVDDARPTLVLTTTELAGRFGAAPVVCLDRVREQIAQHGAAPPDPVAGPDDLAYVIYTSGSTGRPKGVAVAHRQVRRYLDGVGARFEPAPGARWALLQSLSFDFAVTVFYLGLATGGCVHLVPRRCTGDELAAYLRQHHVDYLKMTPSHLAALATEVPATALTPARALILGGEASRLDWAAELAAGPAAVFNHYGPTEATVGITVQRVEPSAGGSGATPIGVPLPHARVYVLDERLRPVPIGVPGEIYAGGDRLARGYLGRPALTAERFRPDPYADEPGARMYATGDLGRWRADGSLEFLGRRDGQVKVRGTGSSWARWRRRWPRVPAWARRSRCCAATGSSATCSAYRARPSRATRICAASSPRRCRST, encoded by the coding sequence GTGACCGCCACGCCGGCGGACACCGCGCCGCCCGACCGGCTCTCGGCGCAGCGGCAGGCGCTGATCGCCCAGCGGCTGCGGCGAGCCGGGGCGGGCACGCCCGCCCCGGCGGCCATCCCGCGGCTGCCGGCCGGCGCGGCGCCGCCCATCTCCTTCGCGCAGGAGCGGCTGTGGTTCATGGAGCAGCTCAGCGCCGGCACCACCGCGTACGTCATGCGCACGGCAGTGCGCCTACGGGGCCGGCTGGACCTGGACGCGCTGCACCTTGCCCTGGACGACGTCGCCGCCCGGCACGACAGCCTCCGGACGTACTTTCCGGCCGCCGACGACGGGCGGCCGGTGGTGCGGATCGCCGAGCGGGTCAGCGTCCCGTTCCGCGTCGTGCCGCTCGGCACGCACGCCGGCACCGACGTGCTGGGCTGGGCCCGTGCGGTGACCACGGCCGACTCCGGAGCGTTCGACCTGACCCGGCCGCCGCTGCTGCGGGCGACGGTGGTCGAGATCGGACCCGACGACCACGTCGTGCACGTCGCGATGCATCACATCGTCAGCGACGGCTGGTCCAGGCCGGTGCTGCTCGGCGACTGGGCGGCGCTGTACGCGGCCCGGACCGGTCTCGGGGCGTCGCCGGAGCCGCTGCCGGTCCAGTACGGCGACTACGCCGACTGGCAACGGCGGCGACTGTCCGGTGCGGCAGCCGAGCGCGACCTGACGTACTGGCGGCAGGAACTGGCCGGGCTGCCGCCGATCGAGCTGCCCACCGACCGACCCCGCCCCGCACAGCAGGGCGCCGACGGCGCCGGCCACAAGATCCGGCTCCCGGACGAGCTGGTCGAGGCGCTGCGCCGGCTGGGACGCGAGCACGGCGCCACCCTCTACATGACGCTGCTGGCCGGCCTGCACACCCTGCTGTACCGGGTCACCGGCCAGCGCGACGTCGCGGTCGGCTCGCCGGTCGCCGGCCGGCTGCGGCCCGAGCTCGAACGCCTCGTCGGCCTGTTCGTCAACATGCTCACCCTGCGCGCCGGCATCCGGCCCGACATGACGTTCGCCGAGCTGCTGGCCCAGACCCGCGAGCGGGTTTTGGCCGCGCTCGGCCACCAGGAGCTGCCGTTCGAGCGGCTCGTGCAGGACCTCAACGTCGAGCGGGACACCAGCCGGTCGCCGCTGTTCCAGGTGCTGTTCGGCATGCACAACTCCGAAGGCCCGGCCGGCGCCTGGCCCGGCGGCCTGACCGCCCTGCGGTACGGCCTGCAGGTCACCAGCACCCGGCACGACCTCTCGCTGTACGTGGACGACCGGGCCGACGGCATGTGGGGCGTCTTCGGGTACCGGACCGACCTGTTCGACGCCGGCACCGTCGCCCGGCTCGCCACCGGATACCGGCGCCTGCTCGCCGCGGCGGCGGCCAGGCCGGATACACCGCTGGCCGACCTCGACCTGATGGACCGCGCCGAGCGATCGGCCGTGCTCCGGCTGGGCGCCGGACCGCGGCCCGCCTCGGCCCGTCCGGGCGACGACGCCGGCACTCTCGACGCCGTCATCGCGCCGCACGTCGCCGCCACACCCGATGCGCCGGCGGTGGTCTCCGGCGAGACGACGCTCACCTACCGGGCCCTGGACGCGGGCGCGAACCGGGTGGCCGCGTGGCTGCGCGGGCGGGGCGTGGGTCGGGGTTCGCTGGTCGGCGTGTGCCTGGAGCAGGCGCCCGAGCTGGCCACCGTGCTGCTGGGTGTGCTGCGGGCCGGCGGCGCGTACGTTCCGCTGGACGCGGAGCAGCCGGCGGCCCGGCTCGCGTCCATGGTGGACGACGCCCGCCCCACCCTGGTGCTGACCACGACGGAGCTGGCCGGCCGCTTCGGTGCGGCGCCCGTCGTCTGCCTCGACCGGGTACGAGAGCAGATCGCCCAGCACGGCGCCGCACCACCCGACCCGGTCGCCGGCCCGGACGACCTCGCCTACGTCATCTACACCTCCGGGTCCACCGGCCGGCCCAAGGGAGTGGCGGTGGCGCACCGGCAGGTGCGCCGCTACCTCGACGGCGTCGGGGCGCGGTTCGAGCCGGCGCCCGGGGCCCGGTGGGCGCTGCTGCAGTCGCTCTCGTTCGACTTCGCGGTCACCGTCTTCTACCTCGGCCTGGCCACCGGCGGGTGCGTGCACCTGGTGCCGCGCCGCTGCACCGGTGATGAACTCGCCGCGTACCTGCGCCAGCACCACGTCGACTACCTGAAGATGACCCCGTCCCACCTGGCCGCGCTGGCCACCGAGGTGCCGGCGACCGCGTTGACGCCGGCGCGCGCGTTGATCCTCGGCGGCGAGGCGTCCCGGCTGGACTGGGCGGCCGAGCTGGCGGCCGGCCCGGCGGCGGTGTTCAACCACTATGGACCGACCGAGGCCACCGTCGGCATCACCGTCCAGCGCGTCGAGCCGTCCGCGGGCGGGTCTGGGGCCACACCGATCGGCGTACCGCTTCCGCACGCCCGGGTGTACGTCCTGGACGAACGGCTGCGGCCCGTGCCGATCGGCGTGCCGGGCGAGATCTACGCCGGCGGCGACCGGCTCGCCCGCGGCTACCTCGGCCGGCCGGCGCTGACCGCCGAGCGCTTCCGGCCCGACCCGTACGCGGACGAGCCCGGCGCCCGCATGTACGCCACCGGCGACCTCGGCCGGTGGCGCGCCGACGGCTCGCTGGAGTTCCTCGGCCGCCGGGACGGCCAGGTCAAGGTGCGGGGTACCGGGTCGAGCTGGGCGAGGTGGAGGCGGCGTTGGCCGCGTGTCCCGGCGTGGGCGCGGCGGTCGCGATGCTGCGCGGCGACCGGCTCGTCGGCTACCTGCAGCGCGTACCGGGCGCGGCCGAGCCGAGCCACGCGGATCTGCGCCGCCAGCTCGCCGAGGCGCTGCCGGAGTACATGA
- a CDS encoding non-ribosomal peptide synthetase: MIEVPLSPAQERLWFLDRFDPGQPNNVVLSRRLRGPVDADRLARAFGAVTARHDALRATFPERDGVPVQAIGDPGPFALDRRDLTDEPPALREDRARQVGLELFDAGFDLAEGPLIRATLLRLGDDDHVLIVVAHHIVFDGSSQSILVRDLGEAYGVLAAGGPADLAPPPVTWSQYVREQAEQPPEKAEQALAYWRERLADAPALTLPTDASRPLFKTPRAEQARHDLDAELTARLEQLARAQRCTLFMLLLGVYQVLLSRHAGQDDVTVGTASAGRTRPELESMIGCFVYTLVLRGDLSGDPTVRELLRRTRTAALEAYAHQDIPFERLVGELDVARDVSRTPLFETMLVLHTQTRAELDVLPGVAGERFEVGISQTLFDLVVDASVTSTGRLALRARYDSAIFTAETVTALLRRYEGLLRAAVADPDRRIGELPMDDAAGQRQVLARGQGPRRRYPGTVPSLFAARAAAAPDAPAVGPYTYGQLDARANRIARHLRQRGVRPGSVVGICLQRSPDLLATLLAVWRAGAAYLPLDPALPAARMAWLRADAAIERLVTCQDHAASADGADPEQVIWLDRDAGAIDSQPAQALTPAGGPEALAYVLYTSGSTGRPKGVGVPHGALTNLLLSMRDTLGSGPSDVWLGLTSPSFDISGLELYLPLVTGGRLVLVPEDTARDGIAITRIVSDHAVTHVQATPSGWRMLLDAGFNAPQVTALTGGEALPPPLARQLRPRVRRLFNVYGPTETTIWSTATELPAAVSDVTLGEPIGNTQVYVVDAALRPVPIGVPGELAIGGAGVAWGYLGRPALTAERFVPDPYGSPGARLYRTGDRVRWRRDGRLEFLGRTDAQVKIRGHRIELGEIEARLAEHPDVNQAAVITTGDGADTRLVAYLTAAPGRTPQSRPLRADLAQVLPGYMVPGQLVVLDHLPLNTAGKVDRRRLPAVGAHDLQVREYVAPRSEIEHVVAATWAEVLGRERVGALDDFFDIGGHSLLATKVVARLGAALVLEIPIRTLFLSSTVADFAAAVEELLLADVARLSDDEVAGLIDGGPR; this comes from the coding sequence GTGATTGAAGTGCCGCTTTCGCCCGCGCAGGAGCGGTTGTGGTTTCTGGACCGGTTCGACCCGGGTCAGCCGAACAACGTGGTGCTCTCCCGGCGGCTGCGCGGCCCGGTCGACGCCGACCGGCTTGCCCGGGCCTTCGGCGCGGTCACCGCACGGCACGACGCGCTGCGGGCCACGTTCCCCGAGCGCGACGGCGTGCCGGTACAGGCGATCGGCGATCCGGGCCCCTTCGCCTTGGACCGGCGCGACCTGACCGACGAGCCGCCCGCGCTGCGGGAGGACCGGGCCCGCCAGGTCGGCCTGGAGCTGTTCGACGCCGGGTTCGACCTCGCCGAGGGCCCGTTGATCCGAGCCACGCTGCTGCGCCTCGGCGACGACGATCACGTGCTGATCGTGGTGGCGCACCACATTGTCTTCGACGGCAGCTCCCAGTCCATCCTCGTCCGCGACCTGGGCGAGGCGTACGGCGTACTGGCCGCCGGCGGCCCGGCCGACCTCGCGCCGCCGCCGGTCACCTGGAGCCAGTACGTGCGCGAGCAGGCCGAGCAGCCGCCGGAGAAGGCCGAGCAGGCACTCGCGTACTGGCGCGAACGCCTCGCCGACGCGCCGGCGCTGACCCTGCCGACGGACGCGAGCCGGCCGTTGTTCAAGACCCCGCGCGCCGAGCAGGCCCGGCACGACCTGGACGCGGAGCTGACCGCCCGGCTCGAACAGTTGGCCCGGGCCCAGCGCTGCACCCTGTTCATGCTCCTGCTGGGCGTCTACCAGGTGCTGCTGAGCCGGCACGCCGGCCAGGACGACGTCACCGTCGGCACGGCCAGTGCCGGGCGGACCCGGCCCGAGCTGGAGTCGATGATCGGGTGCTTCGTCTACACCCTCGTGCTGCGCGGGGACCTGTCCGGCGACCCGACAGTCCGGGAACTGTTGCGGCGCACCCGCACCGCCGCGCTGGAGGCGTACGCCCACCAGGACATCCCGTTCGAGCGTCTGGTCGGTGAGCTGGACGTGGCCCGGGACGTCAGCCGGACGCCGCTGTTCGAGACCATGCTGGTGCTGCACACGCAGACCCGGGCCGAGCTCGACGTGCTGCCCGGCGTGGCCGGCGAACGGTTCGAGGTCGGCATCTCGCAGACCCTGTTCGACCTGGTCGTCGACGCGTCCGTCACGTCCACCGGGCGGCTGGCGCTGCGGGCACGGTACGACTCGGCCATCTTCACCGCCGAGACGGTCACCGCGCTGCTGCGCCGCTACGAGGGCCTGCTGCGGGCCGCCGTCGCCGACCCCGACCGGCGCATCGGCGAACTGCCGATGGACGACGCCGCCGGGCAGCGCCAGGTGCTCGCCCGCGGCCAGGGCCCCCGCCGCCGGTACCCGGGCACGGTGCCGTCGCTGTTCGCCGCCCGGGCGGCCGCGGCGCCGGATGCGCCCGCCGTCGGGCCCTACACCTACGGCCAGCTCGATGCGCGCGCCAACCGCATCGCCCGGCACCTGCGCCAGCGCGGCGTCCGGCCCGGCTCGGTGGTCGGCATCTGCCTGCAGCGCAGCCCGGACCTGCTCGCCACGCTGCTGGCCGTGTGGCGCGCCGGTGCCGCCTACCTTCCGCTCGACCCGGCGCTGCCGGCCGCCCGGATGGCCTGGCTGCGCGCCGACGCAGCCATCGAACGTCTGGTGACCTGCCAGGACCACGCCGCGTCCGCGGACGGCGCCGACCCGGAGCAGGTGATCTGGCTGGACCGCGACGCCGGCGCGATCGACAGCCAGCCGGCGCAGGCGCTCACCCCGGCCGGCGGCCCGGAGGCGCTCGCCTACGTGCTCTACACCTCCGGCTCCACCGGCCGCCCCAAAGGCGTCGGCGTCCCGCACGGCGCGCTGACCAACCTGCTGCTGTCCATGCGGGACACCCTCGGCAGCGGTCCGTCCGACGTCTGGCTGGGCCTCACCTCGCCGTCGTTCGACATCAGCGGCCTGGAGCTCTACCTGCCGCTGGTGACCGGCGGCCGGCTCGTGCTGGTGCCGGAGGACACCGCCCGCGACGGCATCGCCATCACCCGGATCGTCAGCGACCACGCGGTCACCCACGTGCAGGCCACCCCCTCGGGCTGGCGGATGCTGCTCGACGCCGGCTTCAACGCACCCCAGGTGACCGCGCTGACCGGCGGCGAGGCTCTCCCGCCGCCGCTCGCGCGCCAGTTGCGGCCGCGGGTGCGCCGACTGTTCAATGTGTACGGTCCAACCGAGACGACGATCTGGTCCACCGCCACGGAGCTGCCGGCCGCGGTGAGCGACGTGACCCTCGGCGAACCGATCGGCAACACCCAGGTGTACGTCGTCGACGCCGCGCTGCGGCCGGTGCCGATCGGCGTACCCGGCGAACTGGCCATCGGCGGCGCCGGCGTCGCCTGGGGCTACCTCGGCCGGCCGGCGCTGACCGCGGAACGGTTCGTGCCCGACCCGTACGGCTCCCCGGGGGCCCGCCTCTACCGGACCGGAGACCGGGTCCGGTGGCGCCGCGACGGCCGGCTGGAGTTCCTCGGCCGCACCGACGCGCAGGTGAAGATCCGGGGCCACCGCATCGAACTGGGTGAGATCGAGGCGCGGCTGGCCGAGCATCCCGACGTGAACCAGGCCGCCGTCATCACCACCGGCGACGGCGCCGACACCCGCCTCGTCGCATACCTGACCGCCGCGCCGGGCCGTACGCCGCAGAGCCGGCCGTTGCGCGCCGACCTGGCGCAGGTGCTGCCCGGCTACATGGTGCCGGGCCAGCTCGTCGTGCTCGACCACCTGCCCCTGAACACGGCCGGCAAGGTCGACCGCCGCCGGCTGCCCGCCGTCGGCGCGCACGACCTTCAGGTACGCGAGTACGTGGCGCCGCGCAGCGAGATCGAGCACGTCGTCGCCGCCACCTGGGCCGAGGTCCTCGGCCGCGAACGCGTCGGCGCGCTGGACGACTTCTTCGACATCGGCGGCCACTCGCTGCTGGCCACCAAGGTGGTCGCCCGGCTCGGCGCGGCCCTCGTGCTGGAGATCCCCATCCGCACCCTGTTCCTGAGCTCCACCGTCGCCGACTTCGCCGCCGCCGTCGAAGAGCTGCTGCTGGCCGACGTGGCCCGGCTGTCCGACGACGAGGTGGCCGGGCTCATCGACGGCGGGCCACGGTGA
- a CDS encoding condensation domain-containing protein, producing the protein MAVPLTWGQRALWTAIQRRGAEQALMSMRRVVAVPRGAPADVDSVARAIGVLIGRHSSLRTRIQTLDGQPYQVVVDSGELPLLSREAGEPDGGAAVAHAVAEELAAAPFDHAGEWPQRVALVRDGDRVRQVALAFSHTTVDFRAVEILLRELRLLLLRGHVRTPAPLQSVDIARLEQGPDRARSERAVAHWVSGYDQLPTDTLPPVGPPLTPRFQRVVLVSEAADTAIRLAATRHRVTSTTVLLAAVAVVISVWSGTDVCGMHSMVHNRALDGYRDAIAKLNQVGLVVVDTRDRPSFAELLSRVFRAAVRGYRHAHYDPAQLRAAFQAAGHPYENGVSPHCFFNDIRLSTDADLFGHATDEADVRAAMRRSTVAVAEGFERFTWRLRVQVLDAPRGVGIAVTGDTAYLPPPVAERFLHDVERVLIEAAFGDVPWPWLSMTTTPGGANRD; encoded by the coding sequence GTGGCGGTGCCGCTGACCTGGGGGCAGCGTGCGCTGTGGACAGCCATTCAGCGGCGAGGCGCGGAGCAGGCCCTGATGAGCATGCGGCGGGTCGTCGCCGTTCCCCGCGGCGCCCCCGCCGACGTCGACAGCGTGGCGCGCGCCATCGGGGTGCTGATCGGCCGGCACAGTTCGCTGCGCACCCGCATCCAGACGCTCGACGGCCAGCCGTACCAGGTGGTCGTGGACAGCGGCGAGCTGCCGCTGCTGTCCCGCGAGGCCGGTGAGCCCGACGGCGGTGCGGCCGTGGCGCATGCCGTCGCCGAAGAACTGGCCGCCGCGCCGTTCGACCACGCGGGGGAGTGGCCGCAGCGAGTGGCGCTGGTCCGGGACGGGGACCGGGTACGGCAGGTCGCGCTCGCCTTCAGCCACACGACCGTCGACTTCCGGGCCGTCGAGATCCTGCTCCGGGAGCTACGGCTGCTGCTGTTGCGCGGGCACGTGCGTACGCCCGCCCCGCTGCAGTCCGTCGATATCGCCCGCCTGGAGCAGGGCCCGGATCGGGCCCGTTCGGAGCGGGCCGTGGCGCACTGGGTCAGCGGCTACGACCAGCTCCCGACCGACACTCTGCCGCCGGTGGGCCCACCGCTGACGCCCCGGTTCCAGCGGGTGGTGCTGGTCTCCGAGGCGGCGGACACGGCGATCCGGCTCGCCGCCACACGGCACCGGGTCACCAGCACCACCGTGCTGCTCGCGGCGGTCGCGGTGGTGATCTCGGTGTGGTCCGGCACGGACGTGTGCGGCATGCACTCGATGGTGCACAACCGCGCACTGGACGGGTACCGGGACGCGATCGCCAAGCTGAACCAGGTAGGACTGGTCGTCGTCGACACGCGGGACCGGCCGAGCTTCGCCGAGTTGCTGTCGCGGGTCTTCCGGGCGGCGGTGCGCGGGTACCGGCACGCGCACTACGACCCGGCGCAGCTGCGCGCGGCGTTTCAAGCGGCCGGGCACCCGTACGAGAACGGCGTGAGCCCGCACTGCTTCTTCAACGACATCCGCCTCAGCACCGACGCCGACCTGTTTGGACACGCGACCGACGAGGCGGACGTACGGGCGGCGATGCGCCGGTCGACGGTGGCCGTGGCCGAGGGGTTCGAGCGGTTCACCTGGCGGCTGCGCGTGCAGGTCCTGGACGCGCCCCGCGGCGTCGGCATCGCCGTCACCGGGGACACCGCCTACCTGCCGCCGCCCGTCGCCGAGCGCTTCCTGCACGACGTCGAGCGGGTCCTGATCGAAGCGGCCTTCGGTGATGTGCCGTGGCCATGGCTGTCCATGACGACGACACCCGGGGGTGCGAACCGTGATTGA